One region of Rubripirellula tenax genomic DNA includes:
- a CDS encoding DUF1549 domain-containing protein, with product MTVHDPSSGFDRDDASLREQLRSVAETMRMPSDADQRIRERMAQCYKDAEQHAVPINIEAARSQRRAPAWLAFVVAASVMLAFFLLVPSGKAYSFEAMLRAIRDQPLVRAMLTQASGAESIGWLRQRGGVVVAVETRDRVVWWDDAQNKPGEFSRTTGAVPAPMDSASTDSLSDDPQMMLLQLLTAIRSQSGDLHWTIRSESWKEVGDLVELRVELEFNNHTSKETTYVFGIDPKSQVPQWVRIESSGITSTVQLRYPDSGPTSLASLGVKLPAVEMLLPKSADSIEVSEPELIASLPTTPAGETPRSKTPADEPNASAAPLGDNSSSSQANPMVATRLAARRWQSTSAVEVPTLTQDMVSRVDQRLEELWRQRSVDPVDPADSYQLTRRLYLDLTGRVPRIHEIKSSLDLEPSALVEELLASREFSNHMATVWSRLLLPEAVDLSQFGGVEAFNAWLANQFADNVGYDEIVRQLLQAEGRVGESGPVLFYTALQLKPDELAKQTARVFLGSRIDCAQCHDHPTDDWTQQDFWAYAAFFARISRPEGRMEAMSPVLRVRDVPRGDVKIPDTEQIVQPRFLGGEAFAEQPGEALRRQALSKWMTNSRQFSRATVNHVWTHFFGVGLVDPADDFGPHNPSVSPELLDELAEFLIQCDFDLRELVRVITSSGAYRLGSESEVHSADQLRYYAQMNTKWLTAEQLYDALMTSTRSTQSFVATDETMTSMMFADTSRAAFIEKFKAPRGSAIDYQAGIPQALSMMNGLLTLQATEAESSGMMNALSAPFFTDSQRVETIFMAVVSRPPASEELDTILPMLDSAASVEEKQQVLSDLFWAILNTAEFSTNH from the coding sequence ATGACAGTTCACGATCCAAGCAGCGGTTTTGATCGCGATGACGCGTCGCTACGAGAGCAACTTCGGTCGGTCGCGGAAACGATGCGAATGCCAAGCGATGCAGACCAGCGAATTCGCGAGCGAATGGCGCAGTGCTACAAAGATGCGGAACAACACGCTGTACCCATTAACATTGAAGCGGCGCGATCCCAACGCCGTGCTCCTGCTTGGCTAGCGTTTGTTGTCGCGGCTAGTGTGATGCTGGCGTTCTTCTTGTTAGTGCCCAGCGGCAAGGCGTACAGTTTCGAAGCAATGCTCCGCGCCATTCGGGATCAGCCGCTCGTGCGAGCAATGCTAACGCAGGCTTCGGGTGCAGAATCGATCGGCTGGCTGCGGCAGCGGGGCGGTGTCGTGGTCGCCGTGGAAACACGTGATCGTGTCGTTTGGTGGGACGATGCGCAAAACAAACCCGGTGAATTCTCGCGAACGACGGGTGCCGTCCCCGCGCCAATGGACTCAGCGTCGACTGACTCACTCAGTGATGACCCGCAGATGATGCTGCTGCAGTTGTTGACGGCGATCCGAAGCCAATCGGGTGATCTACACTGGACCATTCGATCGGAAAGCTGGAAGGAGGTTGGCGATCTTGTTGAGTTGCGAGTTGAATTGGAATTTAATAACCATACCTCCAAGGAAACTACGTACGTTTTTGGGATCGATCCCAAGTCGCAAGTGCCTCAGTGGGTGCGAATCGAGTCCAGCGGAATCACCTCCACAGTGCAGCTTCGTTATCCGGATTCAGGACCGACTTCGCTGGCATCCTTGGGCGTCAAGCTACCTGCCGTTGAAATGTTGTTACCCAAGTCAGCGGACTCGATTGAGGTGAGTGAGCCTGAATTGATCGCGTCGTTGCCGACAACGCCCGCCGGCGAAACACCAAGGAGCAAGACTCCGGCTGATGAACCCAACGCATCCGCTGCGCCACTAGGTGACAACTCATCGTCGAGCCAAGCGAATCCGATGGTGGCCACGCGGCTAGCGGCGCGGCGCTGGCAGTCAACATCGGCCGTCGAAGTGCCCACGCTTACCCAAGACATGGTCTCGCGAGTGGACCAGCGACTAGAAGAACTGTGGCGTCAACGCTCCGTTGACCCCGTTGACCCTGCGGATTCTTATCAGCTCACGCGGCGTCTGTATCTGGATTTGACAGGTCGCGTGCCGCGAATTCACGAGATCAAAAGTTCGCTTGATCTTGAGCCGAGTGCATTGGTTGAAGAGTTGCTTGCATCGCGAGAATTCTCGAACCACATGGCCACGGTGTGGAGTCGTTTGCTATTGCCCGAAGCTGTCGACTTGAGTCAGTTCGGCGGCGTGGAAGCCTTTAACGCTTGGTTGGCAAATCAGTTCGCTGACAATGTTGGCTACGACGAAATCGTGCGACAACTATTGCAAGCGGAAGGACGAGTCGGTGAATCGGGGCCGGTGTTGTTTTACACGGCGTTGCAACTGAAGCCAGACGAGTTGGCTAAGCAAACCGCACGTGTGTTTCTCGGATCCCGAATCGATTGCGCCCAGTGCCACGATCACCCGACGGACGATTGGACTCAACAAGATTTCTGGGCTTATGCCGCTTTTTTTGCTCGGATTTCCAGACCCGAGGGACGAATGGAAGCCATGTCACCAGTGCTCCGCGTCCGCGATGTGCCCCGCGGTGATGTCAAGATTCCCGATACCGAACAAATTGTTCAACCGAGGTTTTTGGGTGGTGAGGCATTTGCCGAGCAACCCGGTGAGGCGCTTCGTCGTCAAGCATTGTCAAAGTGGATGACCAATTCTCGTCAGTTCTCGCGGGCGACCGTCAATCATGTGTGGACACATTTTTTTGGCGTCGGTTTGGTGGATCCGGCGGACGATTTTGGTCCCCACAACCCGTCCGTCTCCCCAGAACTATTGGACGAGTTGGCCGAGTTTCTGATTCAGTGCGATTTTGACCTACGCGAATTGGTTCGTGTGATCACCTCATCTGGCGCCTATCGGCTTGGTAGCGAGAGCGAAGTTCATTCCGCGGATCAACTGCGTTACTACGCTCAGATGAACACCAAGTGGCTAACGGCAGAACAGCTTTACGATGCGTTGATGACGTCTACTCGCAGTACTCAGAGTTTCGTAGCAACGGACGAAACGATGACATCGATGATGTTTGCTGATACGAGTCGAGCCGCGTTCATTGAGAAGTTCAAGGCCCCTCGGGGTTCCGCGATCGACTATCAAGCTGGGATTCCGCAGGCCCTTTCGATGATGAATGGATTGCTGACGCTCCAGGCCACCGAGGCTGAGTCGAGCGGAATGA